A region of Streptomyces sp. WMMC500 DNA encodes the following proteins:
- a CDS encoding alpha-N-acetylglucosaminidase, producing the protein MTDMTRRTILGTAGALGAGAALVGGQAHARSVTAGDGTTADAAAGRGFDVTAASEALERLLPDHAPQFVLTALDGDERFTVSGRPGRIEVGGTSPAVLLTGVHWYLKYTCRAVVSWSGSQTRLPRRLPAPAAPVERRATVPARFALNDTHDGYTGPYHDWPRWERFLDVLALHGCNQVLVTPGTEAVYHRLLTEFGYTDAEARAWLPAPSHQPWWLLQNMSGYGGPVSPALLAERTALGRRIVGRMRELGISPVLPGYFGTVPDGFTDRHPLGRTIPQGTWAGLPRPDWLDPRTEVFRDVAAAYYRHQEALFGPVAHLKMDLLHEGGDPGDVPVPEAARAVETALQTARPGATWVILGWQENPRRDLLDGLAHPERMLVVDGLSDLERVTDREADWGGVPYAFGTIPNFGGRTTIGAKTHMWAERFASWRDKPGSACVGTAYMPEAAERDPAALELFTELAWRAEPVNREAWFEEYAAVRYGGEDPAARAAFAALRETAYAISSADGRPHDSLFAARPSLDARSGAYYATKTPAFDLAEFDRAFGALLGVAPALRASDAYRHDLVDLARQALASRSRVLLPQLRAAYGRKDETAFRTLSDLWLKLMALSDETTGAHRAFLLGPWLADARRTAADDAEAALLERTARVLVTTWADRPTADGGHLADYANRDWSGLIRDFHAPRWRAYLEELQDALAAGREPGPFDWYAVEEPWTRQRNPYPERPSGDAHAVARRVHDVLATAPYQGVVTAVADPPALAPGGTGRLTAAFRNMCGLAATGAVELELTGLDAAPPGAATLPPVPAAGRAEFAWEVRAPAGPPAEPLTPLGYEVRTAYGMAGQDPVTVHTPGTLFVAGPLDDSVATVTTNAAVFGQLGDRWAIDGGGADMWKATAEFGAVFRPGALASGGAVTLTVDAQAPTGPWARAGIVARNDLRTAGAAGFLNLAVTPANGVVLSYDSNGDGTLDTYRRVTDVTAPVTLRLTRAGDAFTGAFSTDGGAMWRTVATVTVPGTAGAQDAGPFMSAAAGVRGTVEFSGWTSA; encoded by the coding sequence ATGACGGACATGACGCGACGCACGATCCTGGGCACGGCCGGCGCGCTCGGCGCGGGCGCGGCACTCGTCGGCGGGCAGGCGCACGCCCGTAGCGTGACGGCCGGAGACGGCACCACGGCGGACGCGGCAGCGGGCAGGGGGTTCGACGTGACGGCGGCGAGCGAGGCGCTGGAGCGGCTGCTGCCCGACCACGCCCCGCAGTTCGTGCTCACCGCCCTCGACGGCGACGAGCGGTTCACCGTCAGCGGCCGGCCCGGCCGGATCGAGGTCGGCGGCACCAGCCCCGCGGTGCTGCTCACCGGCGTGCACTGGTATCTGAAGTACACCTGCCGCGCCGTCGTCTCCTGGTCCGGCAGCCAGACCCGGCTCCCGCGCCGCCTGCCGGCGCCCGCGGCGCCGGTGGAGCGCCGCGCCACCGTCCCGGCCCGCTTCGCGCTCAACGACACGCACGACGGCTACACCGGCCCGTACCACGACTGGCCGCGCTGGGAGCGGTTCCTCGACGTGCTCGCCCTGCACGGCTGCAACCAGGTGCTCGTCACCCCCGGCACCGAGGCCGTCTACCACCGGCTGCTGACGGAGTTCGGCTACACCGACGCCGAGGCCCGCGCCTGGCTGCCCGCCCCCAGCCACCAGCCGTGGTGGCTGCTGCAGAACATGAGCGGCTACGGCGGCCCCGTGAGCCCCGCGCTGCTGGCCGAGCGCACCGCACTCGGCCGCCGCATCGTCGGCCGCATGCGCGAGCTGGGCATCTCCCCCGTCCTGCCCGGCTACTTCGGCACCGTCCCCGACGGCTTCACCGACCGCCACCCCCTCGGCCGCACCATCCCCCAGGGCACCTGGGCGGGCCTGCCCCGCCCCGACTGGCTGGACCCGCGCACCGAGGTCTTCCGCGACGTCGCCGCCGCGTACTACCGCCACCAGGAAGCGCTGTTCGGGCCCGTGGCGCACCTGAAGATGGACCTGCTGCACGAGGGCGGCGACCCCGGCGACGTCCCCGTGCCGGAGGCCGCGCGCGCCGTCGAGACCGCGCTGCAGACCGCCCGCCCCGGCGCGACGTGGGTCATCCTCGGCTGGCAGGAGAACCCGCGGCGCGACCTGCTCGACGGCCTCGCCCACCCCGAGCGGATGCTCGTCGTCGACGGCCTGTCCGACCTGGAGCGGGTCACCGACCGCGAGGCGGACTGGGGCGGCGTGCCCTACGCCTTCGGCACCATCCCCAACTTCGGCGGGCGCACCACGATCGGCGCCAAGACCCACATGTGGGCCGAGCGGTTCGCCTCCTGGCGGGACAAGCCGGGCAGCGCCTGCGTCGGCACCGCGTACATGCCGGAGGCCGCCGAGCGCGACCCGGCGGCGCTGGAGCTCTTCACCGAACTGGCGTGGCGCGCGGAGCCGGTGAACCGCGAGGCGTGGTTCGAGGAGTACGCCGCCGTGCGCTACGGGGGCGAGGACCCGGCGGCGCGCGCGGCGTTCGCGGCGCTGCGCGAGACGGCGTACGCGATCTCCAGCGCCGACGGCCGCCCGCACGACTCGCTCTTCGCCGCCCGCCCGTCGCTGGACGCCCGCTCGGGCGCGTACTACGCGACCAAGACGCCCGCCTTCGACCTCGCCGAGTTCGACAGGGCGTTCGGCGCGCTGCTGGGCGTCGCCCCGGCGCTGCGCGCCTCGGACGCGTACCGCCACGACCTCGTCGACCTCGCACGGCAGGCGCTCGCCAGCCGGTCGCGGGTGCTGCTGCCGCAGCTCAGGGCGGCGTACGGGCGGAAGGACGAGACCGCGTTCCGTACGCTGTCCGACCTGTGGCTGAAGCTGATGGCGCTCAGCGACGAGACCACCGGCGCGCACCGCGCGTTCCTCCTCGGCCCGTGGCTCGCCGACGCCCGCCGGACGGCCGCCGACGACGCGGAGGCCGCGCTGCTGGAGCGCACCGCGCGGGTCCTCGTCACCACCTGGGCCGACCGCCCCACCGCCGACGGCGGGCACCTCGCGGACTACGCGAACCGCGACTGGTCCGGGCTGATCCGCGACTTCCACGCGCCGCGCTGGCGCGCGTACCTGGAGGAGCTCCAGGACGCGCTGGCCGCGGGGCGGGAGCCCGGGCCCTTCGACTGGTACGCGGTCGAGGAGCCCTGGACGCGGCAGCGGAACCCCTACCCCGAACGGCCCTCCGGCGACGCGCACGCCGTCGCGCGGCGCGTCCACGACGTGCTGGCCACCGCGCCGTACCAGGGTGTCGTGACCGCCGTCGCGGATCCCCCCGCCCTGGCGCCGGGCGGGACGGGGCGGCTGACCGCCGCCTTCCGCAACATGTGCGGGCTGGCCGCCACGGGCGCCGTGGAGCTGGAGCTGACCGGCCTCGACGCCGCGCCGCCGGGCGCGGCGACCCTGCCGCCGGTGCCGGCGGCGGGGCGGGCGGAGTTCGCGTGGGAGGTACGGGCGCCCGCCGGGCCGCCCGCGGAGCCGCTGACGCCGCTGGGGTACGAGGTGCGCACGGCGTACGGGATGGCGGGGCAGGACCCGGTGACGGTGCACACGCCCGGGACGCTGTTCGTCGCCGGGCCGCTGGACGACAGCGTCGCCACCGTCACGACGAACGCCGCCGTCTTCGGGCAGCTCGGCGACCGCTGGGCGATCGACGGCGGCGGGGCGGACATGTGGAAGGCGACCGCCGAGTTCGGCGCCGTCTTCCGGCCGGGGGCGCTGGCCTCCGGCGGCGCGGTGACGCTGACGGTCGACGCCCAGGCGCCGACGGGCCCGTGGGCGCGGGCCGGCATCGTCGCCCGCAACGACCTGCGGACGGCGGGCGCGGCCGGGTTCCTCAACCTGGCGGTGACACCGGCCAACGGCGTGGTGCTGTCGTACGACTCGAACGGCGACGGCACGCTGGACACGTACCGCCGCGTCACGGACGTCACGGCGCCGGTCACGCTGCGGCTGACGCGGGCGGGCGACGCGTTCACGGGCGCGTTCTCCACGGACGGCGGGGCGATGTGGCGCACGGTCGCGACGGTGACGGTGCCGGGGACGGCGGGGGCGCAGGACGCGGGGCCGTTCATGTCGGCGGCGGCGGGGGTGCGGGGGACGGTGGAGTTCAGCGGCTGGACGAGCGCGTGA
- a CDS encoding response regulator transcription factor, giving the protein MRAVIAEDLFLLRDGLVRMLEAYDFEILAAVDNGPELARALDELEPDVAVVDVRLPPSFSDEGLQCALEARAKRPGLPVLVLSQHVEQLYARELLADERGGVGYLLKDRVFDADQFIDAVRRVAGGGTAMDPQVISQLLSRRAAQDQPVNTLTPREREVMELMAQGRSNAAIAERLVVTERAVAKHTSNIFGKLGLPPSDDDNRRVLAVLAYLDRG; this is encoded by the coding sequence GTGCGCGCTGTCATCGCCGAAGACCTCTTCCTTCTGAGGGACGGTCTCGTCCGCATGCTCGAGGCGTATGACTTCGAGATCCTGGCCGCGGTGGACAACGGCCCGGAGCTGGCGCGGGCGCTGGACGAGCTGGAGCCGGACGTCGCGGTGGTCGACGTCCGGCTGCCGCCGTCGTTCTCGGACGAGGGACTGCAGTGCGCGCTGGAGGCGCGGGCGAAGCGGCCGGGGCTGCCGGTGCTGGTGCTCTCGCAGCACGTGGAGCAGTTGTACGCGCGCGAGTTGCTGGCCGACGAACGGGGCGGGGTGGGCTATCTCCTCAAGGACCGGGTGTTCGACGCCGACCAGTTCATCGACGCGGTACGGCGCGTGGCGGGCGGCGGTACGGCGATGGACCCGCAGGTGATCTCGCAGTTGCTGAGCCGGCGGGCGGCGCAGGACCAGCCGGTGAACACGCTGACGCCGCGGGAGCGCGAGGTGATGGAGCTGATGGCGCAGGGGCGGTCCAACGCGGCCATCGCGGAGCGGCTGGTGGTCACGGAGCGGGCGGTGGCCAAGCACACGTCGAACATCTTCGGCAAGCTGGGGCTGCCGCCGTCGGACGACGACAACCGCCGGGTGCTGGCGGTGCTGGCGTACCTGGACCGCGGCTGA
- a CDS encoding sensor histidine kinase yields MIFRNWALTGARALALTVLCTAASITLFVLTLVSVVLIPVLGIGLITTPWVLEGVRMQANLRRLLAAQWSDVRIPATYRPWPPNLHGGLVGQAQRTRHMLTDPATWRDVRWLFTDMIAGTVLAVVTVALTFYPLEGYVLAAGVWDPITSGGDHTYWYGFVPVSSQSTALMAAGLGTALLVVGLFTSHRLLGLHFQMTKGVLAPREVELAQRVARLTETRSDAVDNSAAELRRIERDLHDGAQARLVAMGMSLGTIEALIEKDPAKAKELVSRARGESAEALTELRDLVRGIHPPVLAERGLADAVRALALRMPVPVEVDIDLGTPPGRAAEPVESAAYFAVSEVLTNAVKHAEAQRVWLDMGHRDGMLRIAITDDGRGGAAVGKGSGLAGLERRLGTFDGVLAVNSPVGGPTMVTLEIPCALSSPKTSSF; encoded by the coding sequence ATGATCTTCCGGAACTGGGCGCTCACCGGCGCACGGGCGCTGGCGCTGACGGTGCTGTGCACCGCGGCCTCGATCACGCTCTTCGTACTGACCCTCGTCTCCGTCGTGCTGATACCCGTGCTCGGCATCGGCCTGATCACCACGCCCTGGGTGCTGGAGGGCGTGCGGATGCAGGCCAACCTGCGCCGGCTGCTCGCCGCGCAGTGGTCGGACGTGCGCATCCCCGCCACGTACCGCCCCTGGCCGCCGAACCTGCACGGCGGGCTCGTCGGCCAGGCGCAGCGCACCCGCCACATGCTCACCGACCCGGCGACCTGGCGCGACGTGCGCTGGCTGTTCACCGACATGATCGCGGGCACGGTGCTCGCCGTCGTGACGGTCGCGCTGACCTTCTACCCGCTGGAGGGGTACGTGCTCGCCGCCGGCGTCTGGGACCCGATCACCTCCGGCGGCGACCACACCTACTGGTACGGCTTCGTGCCCGTCTCCTCGCAGAGCACCGCGCTGATGGCCGCCGGACTCGGCACCGCGCTGCTCGTCGTCGGCCTCTTCACCAGCCACCGCCTGCTGGGGCTGCACTTCCAGATGACCAAGGGCGTGCTGGCCCCGCGCGAGGTCGAGCTCGCCCAGCGGGTCGCGCGGCTCACCGAGACCCGCTCGGACGCCGTCGACAACTCCGCCGCCGAGCTGCGCCGCATCGAGCGCGACCTGCACGACGGCGCGCAGGCCCGGCTGGTCGCCATGGGCATGAGCCTCGGCACCATCGAGGCGCTCATCGAGAAGGATCCGGCCAAGGCGAAGGAGCTGGTGTCGCGGGCCCGCGGCGAGTCCGCGGAGGCGCTGACGGAGCTGCGCGACCTGGTACGGGGCATCCACCCGCCGGTGCTGGCCGAGCGGGGGCTCGCCGACGCGGTGCGCGCGCTGGCGCTGCGCATGCCGGTGCCGGTCGAGGTGGACATCGACCTGGGCACGCCGCCGGGGCGGGCGGCCGAGCCGGTGGAGTCGGCGGCGTACTTCGCGGTCAGCGAGGTGCTGACGAACGCGGTCAAGCACGCGGAGGCGCAGCGCGTGTGGCTGGACATGGGGCACCGCGACGGCATGCTGCGGATCGCGATCACGGACGACGGCCGAGGCGGCGCGGCGGTGGGCAAGGGCTCCGGGCTCGCGGGGCTGGAGCGCAGGCTCGGTACATTCGACGGCGTACTGGCCGTCAACAGCCCGGTCGGCGGCCCCACGATGGTCACCCTGGAGATTCCGTGCGCGCTGTCATCGCCGAAGACCTCTTCCTTCTGA
- the glnII gene encoding glutamine synthetase, whose protein sequence is MSHASSHPASYKAEYIWIDGTQPTAKLRSKTKIVATGAEPPVWGFDGSSTNQAEGSSSDRVLKPVFTCPDPLRGGSDVLVLCEVLDTDLSPHASNTRAELREVAERFAGQEPVFGIEQEYTFFRGSRPLGFPENGFPAPQGGYYCGVGADEIFGREVVEAHLDNCLKAGLGLSGINAEVMPGQWEFQVGPLGPLEVADQLWVARWLLYRTAEDFGVSATLDPKPAKGDWNGAGAHTNFSTRRMRESYEAIVAACESLGEGDKPLQHVRAYGAGVESRLTGAHETAPWDEYSYGVSDRGASVRIPWQVEKDGKGYIEDRRPNANVDPYVVTRLMVDTCCAALEKAGLD, encoded by the coding sequence GTGAGCCACGCATCGAGCCACCCCGCGAGCTACAAGGCCGAGTACATCTGGATCGACGGCACCCAGCCCACCGCCAAGCTGCGCTCGAAGACGAAGATCGTCGCGACCGGCGCGGAGCCGCCGGTGTGGGGATTCGACGGCTCCAGCACCAACCAGGCCGAGGGCAGCTCCTCCGACCGCGTCCTGAAGCCCGTCTTCACCTGCCCCGACCCGCTGCGCGGCGGCTCCGACGTGCTCGTGCTGTGCGAGGTCCTCGACACGGACCTGAGCCCGCACGCCTCGAACACCCGCGCCGAGCTGCGCGAGGTCGCCGAGCGCTTCGCCGGCCAGGAGCCGGTCTTCGGCATCGAGCAGGAGTACACGTTCTTCCGCGGCTCCCGCCCCCTCGGCTTCCCCGAGAACGGCTTCCCGGCCCCGCAGGGCGGCTACTACTGCGGCGTCGGCGCCGACGAGATCTTCGGCCGCGAGGTCGTCGAGGCGCACCTCGACAACTGTCTGAAGGCGGGCCTCGGCCTCTCCGGCATCAACGCCGAGGTCATGCCGGGGCAGTGGGAGTTCCAGGTCGGCCCGCTCGGCCCGCTGGAGGTCGCGGACCAGCTCTGGGTCGCGCGGTGGCTCCTCTACCGTACGGCCGAGGACTTCGGCGTCTCCGCCACCCTGGACCCCAAGCCGGCGAAGGGCGACTGGAACGGCGCGGGCGCGCACACCAACTTCTCCACCCGGCGGATGCGCGAGAGCTACGAGGCGATCGTCGCCGCGTGCGAGTCGCTGGGGGAGGGCGACAAGCCGCTGCAGCACGTGCGCGCGTACGGCGCGGGTGTGGAGAGCCGGCTGACCGGGGCGCACGAGACGGCGCCGTGGGACGAGTACTCCTACGGGGTGTCGGACCGCGGCGCGTCGGTGCGGATCCCCTGGCAGGTGGAGAAGGACGGCAAGGGGTACATCGAGGACCGGCGGCCGAACGCGAACGTGGACCCGTACGTGGTGACGCGGCTGATGGTGGACACGTGCTGCGCGGCGCTGGAGAAGGCGGGCCTGGACTGA